In the genome of Oceanispirochaeta sp. M1, the window TTTTCAGATCGACAGCAAACTCTTTATCTTCCATATCAACCCCTATGACTTCTCTATAAACTCTTTGATTGCTCTTCTGACAAGATCCGAGGCCGTAACCCCTTCCTCTTCTGACATGCTTTGCAGGATGCTCCAGTGATTATCAAATATGAAGATATTCCTTCTGGTTTTCTTTTTCCCTGGCTTCTCATTGGCCCTGTTGTTTTTCTCTGCGGCATCAGCGATTCCCTTAAACTTATCCATGGTTCTATCTGACTGATCTGTATTCTTTGCTATTGGCATAAAAGCACCTCCACAATGCTGTTATAGGCTTCTACAGAGCGGGACTGCCCTGCTTCCTTGTCTCCCTTCCTCATGTACTCATATATCGATTTATTGACACCCTGGGCGTTCTTTAGGCTTGTATCCTGTGGAACTACCATTACAGTCATTCTATCGCCGACAGCGGCCTTTATGGCTTCCAGGTTCTCTTTATGGATTCCAAGAGACATATTTACATTATTAACAACAACCCTGTTAAATCCTATCTTTGATCTCATCTGCTTTCTAAGCTTTGTAAGCTCTGAGGCGAATATTTCAACACCATCAACAGAGAAAGGCTCCGGCAGGATCGGGGTAATAACTTCATCGGCTCCAATCATTACAGCTCTTTCCAGGCTCCCAAATGCAGGGGATAGGTCGTATATCACATAATCAAATCCAAGGGTTGCCAGCTCCCCTTTTAGATCATCAAAGATATAAGGTTCTTTTGTTGCCTGGGTTTCTCCCCATAGCCTTAAACCGCCATCAATGGCGAATGTCGGAATCATGAATAGATTCTCTCTAATCTCTGTAAATGCTTCGACAGGAGATACTTTACCTGATAGAACATCAGCCAATTCATTCATAGGCAATTCAGTAAAATAATTATTTGTCGCATTCCCCTGGGGATCACAATCTATTAACGCTGTTTTCTTTCCCTTCAATGCTAAACCATGAGCAACATTAACTGCGGTTGTTGTTTTTCCTGTACCGCCTTTCTGGACAGCAAATGCAATTGATTTCAAATAAACCCTCCATTCTCATATCATACACACATTATACATCTATTATATGTATTAAATCAACTGATAATCCCGTTTAATCCTTGACAACTCTATTCTACGTGTGTATGTTGTATGTATAAATCAATTGTAAGATAAGTCGGGTTTCCATTGAAAAGGGGTTTTTATGAACACTACACTAATTAGAGTTGAAGATAAAAAAAGCATTGAAGAGGCCATGAAAGTATGGTCTTGGAAGAGCTATTCATATAAGCATCTGAGGCCGTTCAATGAT includes:
- a CDS encoding ParA family protein, which codes for MKSIAFAVQKGGTGKTTTAVNVAHGLALKGKKTALIDCDPQGNATNNYFTELPMNELADVLSGKVSPVEAFTEIRENLFMIPTFAIDGGLRLWGETQATKEPYIFDDLKGELATLGFDYVIYDLSPAFGSLERAVMIGADEVITPILPEPFSVDGVEIFASELTKLRKQMRSKIGFNRVVVNNVNMSLGIHKENLEAIKAAVGDRMTVMVVPQDTSLKNAQGVNKSIYEYMRKGDKEAGQSRSVEAYNSIVEVLLCQ